A genomic region of Synechococcus sp. NOUM97013 contains the following coding sequences:
- a CDS encoding helix-turn-helix domain-containing protein, with protein MAPSRLTDSQKQELLERYRTGEASAALADAFGCSTNTVSRTVRTLLSPEEYSALKTSRSRGASPAPQPIAAADISPELEAPEPEASPSELVDPEDQAAEEDESADDDSPSTLALDDADDFGADEPEDISDDEDLAPDPGDVFHEVAVLAVDLPQVSREQISCLPFAAGVLPESVYMLVDKTVELDPRPVSEFPELGVADPSELSRQALCLYASPRTAKRQCGRSQRVIKVPDTQVFERTTRHLVARGITRLVMEGALYSLDA; from the coding sequence ATGGCACCCAGCCGGCTTACGGACAGTCAGAAGCAGGAGCTGCTCGAGCGCTATCGCACCGGTGAGGCCAGTGCGGCATTGGCAGACGCCTTCGGATGCAGTACCAACACCGTCAGCCGCACGGTGCGAACCCTGTTGTCGCCTGAGGAGTACAGCGCGCTCAAGACCTCGCGTTCCCGCGGTGCGTCTCCAGCGCCACAACCCATCGCCGCTGCTGACATCAGCCCTGAACTGGAGGCTCCCGAGCCCGAAGCTTCGCCGTCAGAACTGGTGGACCCAGAAGATCAGGCAGCCGAAGAGGACGAGTCGGCTGATGACGACAGCCCGTCCACACTGGCTCTTGACGATGCTGATGACTTCGGAGCTGATGAGCCGGAGGACATCAGTGACGACGAAGACCTCGCGCCTGACCCTGGTGATGTGTTTCACGAGGTGGCCGTTCTTGCTGTTGATCTGCCTCAGGTCAGCCGCGAACAGATCAGCTGCCTGCCCTTTGCCGCTGGCGTTTTGCCTGAAAGCGTTTACATGCTGGTGGATAAGACCGTTGAGCTGGACCCACGACCGGTCAGTGAATTTCCAGAGCTTGGCGTTGCTGATCCCTCCGAACTGTCGCGACAAGCCCTCTGTCTGTACGCCAGTCCGAGGACGGCCAAGCGTCAGTGCGGTCGCAGCCAGCGTGTGATCAAAGTGCCTGACACCCAGGTGTTCGAGCGCACCACCCGCCACCTGGTGGCACGCGGCATCACGCGGCTGGTGATGGAAGGAGCGTTGTATTCCCTCGACGCCTGA
- the rsmI gene encoding 16S rRNA (cytidine(1402)-2'-O)-methyltransferase, with amino-acid sequence MKQRAEPENGVLYMVGTPIGHLGDLSPRARALLAAVDTVACEDTRHSGQLLSALGSTARRCSFHQHNTHSRIPQLLEELSQGRSVAVISDAGLPGISDPGEELVAAARAAGHAVICIPGPCAATTALVSSGLPSGRFCFEGFLPAKGRDRRQRLEILAKEPRTTVLYEAPHRLLKLLEELQEHCGAARPLQVTRELTKRHEEQVGPTISEALTHFTHQAPQGEFTLVLGGAEEQTPEPLNDEACLQQLQELIADGMKANDAARDLAHRSGRSKRELYALLHSAENQAD; translated from the coding sequence GTGAAGCAGCGCGCCGAACCGGAAAACGGTGTCCTCTACATGGTCGGCACACCAATCGGTCATCTCGGTGACCTCTCACCGCGGGCGCGGGCGCTGCTGGCGGCGGTGGACACGGTGGCCTGTGAAGACACGCGCCACAGCGGCCAGCTGCTCTCCGCGTTGGGATCGACAGCCAGACGCTGCAGCTTTCATCAGCACAACACCCACAGCCGCATCCCCCAATTGCTGGAGGAACTGAGCCAGGGCCGCAGCGTGGCGGTGATCAGTGATGCTGGCCTGCCAGGCATCAGCGACCCGGGCGAAGAGCTGGTGGCTGCAGCGAGGGCAGCGGGCCATGCCGTGATTTGCATCCCGGGGCCCTGCGCCGCCACCACGGCCCTGGTCAGCAGCGGACTCCCCAGCGGTCGCTTCTGCTTCGAAGGATTTCTGCCCGCCAAAGGGAGAGATCGCCGACAACGGCTGGAAATCCTTGCCAAGGAACCCCGCACCACCGTGCTGTACGAGGCACCCCACCGACTGCTGAAACTGCTGGAGGAACTGCAGGAGCACTGCGGTGCTGCACGCCCCCTGCAGGTGACCCGTGAACTGACCAAGCGCCACGAAGAACAGGTTGGGCCCACCATCAGCGAGGCCCTGACGCATTTCACCCATCAGGCACCCCAAGGAGAATTCACCCTGGTGCTCGGTGGCGCCGAGGAGCAGACCCCAGAGCCTCTGAATGACGAGGCCTGCCTGCAACAACTCCAAGAGCTGATCGCCGATGGCATGAAAGCCAATGATGCGGCTCGGGACCTGGCGCATCGCAGTGGACGCTCAAAGCGGGAGCTGTATGCACTGCTGCACAGCGCAGAGAACCAGGCAGACTGA